The segment GTGTTTCCAGAAAAATTGATTTTCGAAAAAGATCAATTTCGAACCAATAGGATAAACGAAGCAGTGGTTCTGATGTCGATGACACCCAATGACTTAGACCCAAAAAAAAGTGGACGAGGAAAAAATTTTTCTCCATCGTCCACTCAGGTCGGGGTGGCCAGATTCGAACTGACGACCTCTTGGTCCCAAACCAAGCGCGATACCGGGCTACGCTACACCCCGAACGTTATTTATGGAGGCGCAAAGATATACTTAATCTTTTAAGCACCAAGTGATCCGACAGGGACTCGAACCCCGAACCTGCTGCTTAGAAGGCAGCTGCTCTATCCAGTTGAGCTATCGGACCATTAATTCAAAAGCCCTGCTTCGAACAGGGCTTTGCGGAGAGGGGGGGATTCGAACCCCCGGTACACTTTGACATGTACGACAGTTTAGCAAACTGCTGGTTTCAGCCACTCACCCACCTCTCCTGGCTAAAAAAGAATTGCAAATATAAAGGATGCGCAGAAACTCCCTAAAAAATCATTCTAAAGTAATCAAAAAGCCAATATATGGTTACGTCCATAGCTTGCACCAAACCGCACTTCGTTGTTACTTGCAGCGTGAGCTGGTATCGCGCTTTGGGCATTACAGAGTTGATTTTTATAGCACTTTTTGCAGTGCTTTATTCTGCCTATCTTATCCGTATCATTCGTATAGCCAACTCCCTCCGAACACCTTTCATGCCTGTATTCATCAAACTGCTCTTTCGCACACTTGCGTTTACCCTTTTAATCATCGCCCTTCTGGGGCCTTCCTTCGGGGCCGCGAAACGCGAAGTTCAATCCGTGGGTAAGGATATCATGATCTGTGTTGATTTGTCCAACTCGATGGATGCCTTTGATGTTACCCCTACCCGGCTGGAAAAAGTGAAGTACGAGATGAAGAAAATTGTACAAGCCTTCAACTCCGACCGCATTGGCATTATCATCTTTTCATCTGAAGCCTTCATACAATGCCCACTGACTTATGACCAAAATGCGTTGAACCTTTTTATCGAAACCATGAATACAAGCCTGGTACCTTCATCAGGTACCGACTTCGCACCTCCGCTGCGCATGGCCATGGACAAACTGGAGCAGGATAATGTACGTATCACCCAAACCACATCTAAAGTGATTATCCTCATCAGCGATGGTGAAGATTTTGGTGACGAAACGAGTGCTATTGCACAACAGATTGAATCGAAAGGATATAAGCTCTTTGCCCTTGGCATTGGGACCGAATCAGGCGGAAGGATCCGCTCAGGAACAGGCTTCCGTACCGATCGGCAAGGTAATGTAGTGATCACAAAACTAAATGCAAAAGCCCTGCAATCGCTGGCCAGTAAAACCGGTGGTCGTTATTTTGAAATCAATGAAAGCCGAAACGATGTGGCGCGCCTGATCAACACCATAAACAGCATTGAAGGTGAATTAATGGATGCCCGCTTAATTGATGTTTCGGCTAATAAATATTTCTATTTTTTACTATTGGCTGTAATTTTACTGGCCTTGGATGTGTTAGTGCATATACGGACCATTCGCATATGAAAGCCGGCTTTTTTTTAATACTACTTGCAGTACTAGTTACCGATCCGGCCAGGATTGGAAAGATCAACCGCGTTAAGGAAGAAGCAAAAAAGGCTTACCTGGCAGGTGATTATGCTACAGCTGCCGCGAAATACAAATACCTTACAGACTCGTTGGCAGTAACGGAAGAAGAAGTGCTACTGAATCTGGCCAACGCCTATTTTGAACTTAACGATACCACGGCTGCCATCAGTCAATATCAAACTTTAACACAAAGTTTTAATAACAAAATCCGCTCGGTGGCCCAGCAGCAATTGGGCGTTGCGCGAAACAAGCAATCTAAATTTGAAGAAGCCCTCAACCATTTTAAGGAAGCCATTAAGGCCGATCCCACGAATAACGATGCCCGCTATAACTATGAATTGCTGAAACGGAAACTGGATGAACAAAAAAAACAGGAGCAGCAACAGAAGGACCAAAACAAAGACCAACAGCAAAACGACAAACAAAAACAAGAGCAACAGAAGAAAGACGAACAGAAACAAAACCAAGACAAAAAAGAACAAGATAAAAAAGAAGAGAAAAAGGATCAGTCGGGCAAGCCTGAAGAGCAAAAGGAAAATGACAAAAAAGACCAGCAACAGCAGGAACAGGATGCCCGTCAGAATGAAGAGAAAAAGGACAACCCACCTTCATCTGAAAAACTGCGGCAAATGAAAATCAGTCCGGAGGCCGCCAATAAAATCCTGGAAGCCATGCGCAACCAGGAAGTTCAGTACCTGCAACAAAATAAGCGAAAAGCAACACAACCCAAGGATAAGAATAAACCAGATTGGTAACCGAAAGACATAAGACTTAAGATATAAGTAGTAAGACATAGGCAGTAATACGAAGTAAATACAAAAGCTAATGAAAGAAGTATACATCATCTCAGCGGTACGTACACCCATCGGAAGTTTTGGGGGAAGCCTCGCAACTGTTTCGGCCGTTCAACTAGGCGCAACAGCGGTTAAAGGCGCAATCCAAAAGGCAGGCGTTGATCCTAAATTGATTCAGGAACTTTTCATCGGAAACGTAATTTCTTCCGGCCTACAACAGGCACCCGCCACACAAGTTGCAGTAGCTGCCGGACTGGGGTATGAAATTCCCTGTACATTAATCAACAAAGTGTGCGCCTCGGGCATGAAAGCCGTAATGCTGGGGGCACAGTCCATCATGCTCGGTCAAAACGATGTGGTGGTTGCGGGTGGCATGGAAAGCATGTCAAACATTCCCTATTATCTGTTAAAGGCGCGTTACGGCTATCGCTATGGCAACGGTGATGTAGTGGATGGACTGACTTACGATGGCCTAACCGATGTATACAACCATTGCGCCATGGGCGTTTGTGCCGATAACACCGCCAGGGAAATGAACATCTCCCGCCAAGACCAGGATAATTATGCCATCAATTCTTACAAGCGGGCTGCTGCTGCCTGGACTGCCGGTAAATTCAACAACGAAATAGTACCGGTAGAAATCACCGACAGAAAAGGGAATACAACACTGTTTGCCGAAGATGAAGAATATAAAAACGTAAACTTCGATAAGATTCCCGGGCTTCGCGCAGTCTTCACAAAAGACGGAACAGTAACGGCTGCCAACGCCTCCACCATCAACGATGGGGCCTCCGCCCTGGTGCTGATGAGCAAAGAAAAAGCTGTTGAACTAGGCTTAAAGCCAATCGCTAAAATCAAAGGATTTGGTGATGCCGCCCAGGACCCCATGTGGTTTACTACTGCCCCGGCATTAGCCATCCCTAAAGCCATTAAGCATGCAGGGGTAAGCGCTTCTGATGTTAGCTATTACGAAATCAACGAGGCCTTTTCTGCCGTGGCCATAGCCAACAATATCAAGCTCGGCCTTAATCCTGACAAAGTAAATGTTAATGGCGGTGCCGTGGCCATTGGTCACCCGCTGGGCGCTTCGGGTGCACGCATTATCACCACCCTGATTAACGTACTGAAACAAAACAACGAAACATTAGGCGTGGCTGGCATTTGTAATGGTGGCGGTGGGGCTTCAGCCATGGTGATCGAAAATGCCTGATTGGCTGACAACATTTTTGAGTGACAATAAATGTAACCGAAATTCCGTTGTACGTGCATCCTCAATTTCCTCACTCATGAATCGCGTTATTTTCAATATTCTTTTTTTTATACCCTCATTCGCTTTTGCCCAACGCGAAGTGCGTACCTATTACGATGCTTCCCGAACGCAAATACAGGAGATTTATGCAGTAGCCCGCGAAGACACCGAAAAGCTTGTAGGAAAGTACCAGCGCTTTTACCCTGATGGAAAGCTTGCTGTGGAAGGCAGTTTTAACAACGGAAAAAAGAATGGTGAGTTTATGGAATACCATGACACCGGCAATCCTGCACGCAAAATGATATACGTAAACGGCATGCGCCATGGGCCGGTTGAAGTGTATGACGAAGCTGGCAAAAAAGTGCAACGCGCCTATTACCAAAACGACATATTGGTTGATAGCGTGCAATCGTATTACGACAATGGGGCAATGAAAAGCGAAACGGTTTTTAAAAAAGGAAAACCCGATGGCGTGGTACGCGAATACTATAACAATGGAAACTTAAAAAGTGAAATCTATTACCTCAACGGAAAGCCCAACGGTATCACCCGTTACTTTTATGAATCCGGAACCATAGAAAAGGAAGCGAACTACAAGAATGGGATACTCACAGGTTTTTTAAAAACCTACTACACTAACGGGCAATTGGAAACCGTTTCCACCATAGCGGAGGGTACCAAAAACGGATCATTTAAAAACTATGATCGTGATGGTCATCTTATCCTGGAAGGGTCTTTCATGAATGGACTGCTGCATGGCGATAACACCGGCTTCTATGCCGATGGTACCGTAAAGCACCGCTTTAAATATTCCGAAGGCCGGAAAACCGGTACTGGTTTGGTTTACCACCCGAACGGAAAACTGAAGTTAAAAGAACAACCATCATTGACAGGAAAAGATTGGGTTATAGAAGAGTATTCAGATAACGAAAAGAAACTTTCGGTTAAACGTTATCGCGACAATGCCCCACACGGTATGTGGATATTCTATCACACCGATGGCACCACCGAACGGATAAAAGAAAATTACGAAGCCGGAAAGCTTTCGGGTAGCCGGTATGAATATTATCAAAACGGTAAACCAAAACTGGAAGAAACCTATAAGTTCAGCCTGCTCAATGGCCCGTTTAAAACCTGGTACGAAGATGGTACCCTCCAATCGCAAGGCGAGTGCAAATCGCAGCGCAAGCATGGCCTATTTACAGCCTACCATGCCAATGGAAAAGTGAAAGAGCAAGGCGAATACGTGGCCGACAAAAAGCACAAAGAATGGAAGGAATTTGACGAAGCCGGCAACCTTGTTAAAACGTATGTGTTTAAAGCCGGTATTTTGGTTGAACAATAGTTAACGATCGGGCATTTCTGAGCCTGTATTTTTTAATCCGCTCCATTTCTTACCCCAAGTTTTAATTACTTTGCGCCTTTGAATTGCATATGCAGGCCATAAAAGAAACCCACTATAAATTCCCCGGGCAAACCGGCTTTTATCGCGGAAAAGTTCGCGATGTCTATTATTTCGGAAACATTATGGCCATGGTAGCAACCGATCGCATTTCAGCATTCGATGTGGTACTTCCGCGCGCCATCCCCGACAAGGGAAGGGTACTCAATCAAATTGCAGCAAAAAATTTATTGGCCACAAAAGAACTCGTGCCCAATTGGGTTATTGAAACGCCTGATCCAAACGTAACCATTGGCTTCACGTGTAAAACCTTTCCGGTAGAAATGGTGGTGCGGGGCTACCTGGCGGGGCATGCCTGGCGGGAATACCGCGCAGGTAAACGCATGCTGTGTGGCGTTCCGTTACCGGATGGACTTAAAGAAAATGACAAACTGCCTCACCCCATTATAACGCCAACTACCAAGGCACACGAAGGGCACGATGAGGATATTTCGCGCAAAGAAATTTTAGAGCGGGGAATAGTAAGTGAAAAGGATTACACCCAATTGGAGGAATATACTTTTACATTGTTTGCCAAAGGCTCGGCATTGGCTGCAGAACGTGGGCTTATTTTAGTGGATACCAAATATGAATTCGGAAAACACAACGATAAGATTTACCTGATTGACGAAGTGCATACACCCGATTCGTCACGCTACTTTTATGCCTCCGGGTATGCCGAACGCCAACAAAAGGGCGAAGCCCAAAAGCAACTATCAAAAGAATTTGTACGGCAGTGGCTCATTGAAAATGGATTTCAGGGTAAAGAAGGCCAACGCGTACCTGAAATGACTGATCAGGTGGTGGAATCGATTTCAGCCCGTTACAAAGAATTATATCAACAAGTTACCGGCTCATTGTTGGAACCGGTTGATTATAGTGCCCTTGGGCAAAGAATAGAGCAAAGTATCCTTAATTCACTAAAATCACTTAATTTAGGCGCTTAATCATCAACATAAACGGTTAATTATCCTTAAAAAATGAAGTATACCATTGATAAGCAAGAGAAGTACTGCCTGATGCGCCTGCATGAAGAAAAACTGGATTCAAGCGTTGCTCCTGGATTGAAGTCAGAATTAATCACCCTGCATGCCGAAGGCGTCCGCAATATTGTATTGGATTTAAGCGAGGTAAAATATACCGACTCCTCAGGCCTTAGTGCATTACTGGTGGGCAACCGCATATTGCAGGAAGATGGCGGGATATTCGTGCTGGCTTCACTATCCGATCACACCAGCAAACTGATAAAGATTTCACAATTGGATAGTGTGTTGAATATATTGCCAACTGTTGAAGAAGCGGTTGATACAGTATTTATGCACGAAATTGAAAAGGACCTGAAAAATACGGATGGCCATTAACATGTAAACGAATTTTAAAGCAGACCAAGACCTTCCGGGTTTTGGTCTTTTTATTTATACCCGTTGAGTTTTAAAATCACCATACTGGGATCAAGTGGGGCACTTCCGGCATTCGGAAGATTTCCTTCAGCACAACTTGTCGAAATCCAAAACCAGCACTTTCTGGTAGACTGTGGCGAGGGCACACAAATGCAACTCATGCGGTACAACGCAAACCTTCATCGCATAAACCACATTTTTATTTCACACCTCCATGGCGACCATTACCTGGGCTTACTTGGGCTGATCTTTACCATGCACCTGAACCACCGCACAAATGACCTACACCTGTACAGCCATCGGGGCCTGGGCGAGATAATCACTACACAATTCAGGTATTCCCTTTCTTCACCACGATTCAATATTATCCTGCACACATTAACCCCAGGCAAGCAGCACGTTATTTTTGAAAACAATCAACTTTCAGTATCCACTATACCGCTCAAACATAAACTTGATTGCTCAGGCTTTCTTTTTCGGGAAAAAATTAAACCCAGAAGAATCGACAAAGACAGACTACCGGCAGGCCTAAGCCTGCAACAAGTGGCCAGTTTAAAAACGGGGGCCGATGTGTTAGAGGTGGACGGGACTATACGTTATCGCAATGCCGATATAACCCTTGCACCACGTAAATCCCGAAGCTATGCCTATTGCTCGGATACCGCTTTTGATGATCGCCTGGTGAACATAGTTGAGCAGGTTGATGTTCTTTACCACGAAGCCACTTTCATGGAGTCGGAAAAAGACAAAGCCGAAGAAACCAAACACAGCACAGCCGCCCAGGCTGCTGAAATAGCATTGAAGGCAAAAGTTGGGAAATTGCTTATCGGTCACTTCTCCGCCCGCTATAAGGACCTGGATCCACTTTTAAAAGAAGCCCGGCACATTTTTACCAACACGGTGCTGGCCGAAGAAGGGCTAACGTTTACCCTGGAAGAATGATGATAACCCTGGAGCAAAAAAAGAACCGGTTGTTTGTTGTGTTGTGTGGCATATTTCTCACCAATGCACTACTGGCCGAAATGATCGGCACTAAAATTTTTTCTGCCGAGGCCACCGTAGGAATTGACCCCGCGCATATCAATATTATGGGTTTTATAATGGACTTTAACCTTACGGCCGGGGTTATCATCTGGCCCATCGTTTTTGTTACTACTGATCTGATAAACGAATATTTTGGCAAGCCCGGTGTAAAGCGCATCAGTTACCTCACTGCTATGCTGATTGCTTACAGTTTCCTGGTGATTTTTCTTACCATAGAATTGCCGCCCGCACAGTGGTGGCTAGATGCCAACAGCAAAGATGCTGATGGCAATTCATTCAACATCAATTTTGCCTTTTCAAAAATTTTCGGACAAGGGTTAAGGATTATCGCAGGCTCATTGACAGCCTTTTTGCTGGGGCAATTGGTAGATGTTTTTGTATTTCAACGCCTGCGAAAATTAACGGGATCGAAAATGCTATGGCTAAGGGCCACCGGATCAACCCTTGTTTCGCAGTTTGTTGACAGCTTTGTAGTGTTGTTTATCGCATTTTATGGTGTATTCTCAAACACGCAAATTATTGCTATTGGCATTACCAATTACATCTACAAGTTTGTAATTGCCATAGCCCTTACCCCGCTTATTTACCTGGGACATTCGTTAATCGATCGATACCTTGGGAAAGAAAATGCGAGCAAACTTATGGAAGAAGCGGCACACAAGAGTAAAGGATTTTTTTAACGAAATACTTACCGGGGACGCCTTAGATTATCGCAAATTATGGCGGTGGCAACCGCTGCATTTAACGACTCTGCCCCACCAAACCGAGGTATCGTTACCCTTTGCGTAACTTTTTTCTCAACAGCCTCTGAAATACCCCGCGCTTCGTTTCCAATAACGATAATTGCGCTTTTACCGATGGCCATGGTATGAACATTCTCACCCCCTAAAAAAGTACCCCACACCGGTACCGTCACCTGATCAAGGAAATGTACCAGGTTAGTATAATACATCCCTACCCGTGTAAAGGAACCCATACTGGCGTGAAGAACCTTGGAATTATATAAATCAGTTGTATCTGTTGATGCAATCACTTTGGTTATGCCGTACCAATCGGCAACCCGAATGATGGTACCCAGGTTTCCCGGATCGCGTATATCATCCAGCATCAAAACAAATTCATCCGTTCCAACTCTTAAAGCAAGGTTAGGCTTTATGCGGGCTATGGCCAGCGCTGTATCGTTTGTCTTGAATTCACCCAAATCCGATAACAGGCTCGCTTTCACCTCCACAAGCTCGCCTTTATAACGGTCAAGCAACGATTGATTGGAACTGATAAACGATGGCGTGCCAATGATGGTATCGAGAACAAAATCAGAACCCAACAACTCCAGCACACTCTTTGCACCTTCCACCACAAACCGTTGTTCCAATTGTCGGTATTTCTTTACTTGCAAAGATTTAATATACTTAATGCGGGCTTTCGAAAGCATGTTTACTTGACCATTGAACTTCACGAAAATTAGATATTATTTTCTTATCCTCAGCACTGCGGCCCTGTTGCAAAGTTGCCTGGGTACAAAACATCTGAAGGAGAATGAAAAAATGCTGTACCGACAAAAAATTGATGCCCCAAAAGGTGTAAGCATTTCTGCCCTTAAAGGGTTGTACGTTCAGGAAAGCAATAAGAAATTTTTAGGCACACCGGTACACTCTTTGGTAGCTATATATTACTTCGGTTATAAGCGCTTTAACCCGGTCAAAATCGAAAAAAAGATTTCACGCCTCAATGCGAAAATGGATGCTCGCATCAAAAAGGCTGAAACCGAAAAAAAAGTACTTAACCGCCAATTTAAAAAGCAACGTAAAACCGAAGAACTGAAAAACACGCTCGAAAACGGAAATTTTTGGATGCGTTGGGGCGAGCCGGTAAGTATTTTCGATAGTGCGAAAATACAGCTTACTGTTGAAAAATTCCAGGACTACCTGTTTAACCACGGGTACTTTAAAAACAAAGTGAGCTTTAGCACCACCACCAAAGCAGCTAAGCTGGTAAATGTTAAATATACTGTATTAACAGGCCCGCTTTACATTTTAGATTCAGTTATGTACCGCATCCCTGATTCAGCCCTGCACAAACTGATCCTTGAAACAAAAACCGTAAGCTTTTTAAAAAAAGGTGAAGCGTACAACCAGGATAATTTTTCGAAAGAACGTGAACGGATAGATCTCCTCTTTAAAGAATACGGGTATTATGATTTTAGCAGGCAGTACATCGAATTTGATGTAGATACCGCCTACCGCGACAAACACCGTGTTGCCATAAGGCTTCTGATCAACGATCCTGCCAAGCGAGGATATCACAAAAAATTCAGCATTGACGAAGTTCATTTCACTACCGATGCGGGCATGAATATTCCGGGGGTAAGCCGAACGCGCCAGAATTACCGCGGAACAGATTTTGAATACTATGAAAAACTTTACAGCCCCAAAATTTTAAGTCAACGTATCTTTCTTCACCCTGGCGAATACTACAGCCGCACCCAAACCTTTAACACCCAACGCCAATTGGCCAACCTCGATAATTTTAAGTTTGTAAACATAAATTTCGATACGACCGGTGGAAAATTCATTGCGAATATTTTTACCAATGCACTCGATCGCTACCAATGGTCGAATGAAGTAGGCGTTAACGTAACACAAGGATTTCCGGGTCCTTTCTATAACATCAACTTCAAGAAGCGTAATATTTTCAGGGGATTGGAAAATTTTGAAATGAACGGTCGCATTGGTTATGAGGGTGTAGCTTCGGCAACGGCAACGGCTAATGTGTACCAAAGTGTTGAGGCCGGTGTAAATGCATCGATCACCTTTCCACAATTCCTCTTTCCGCTAAAAGAAGAAACCCGTTATAAGCTCGGGCGCATCAACCCACGCACAAAAGCCCTGATCGGGTATAACTACACCAACCGGCCTGAATATATCCGTTCAGCCACCACCGTAAATTATGTATATAGCTGGGAAAACCAACGCATCAGGAGGTTCGACCTTACCCTGGCCAACCTCAGCGTCATTAACTCCAGGCTCGACCCGGCCTTTCAACAATTGCTCACCGATCTTTTTGTGAACGAAGGCAATACCTTATTCCGTACGTTCGAACCCTCCTTTGTAAGCAGTGTTATTTTCAGTATGGCCTGGAACCACAGGAACTACGGAAACCTGGAAGAGAACTCGATTTTCTTCCGCTGGTCGTTGGAAAGTGGTGGCACACTTCAAAATATTTTTGACTACCCCATTATTGCACGCAACGGATTAAACTCATTCCGGTATATCCGATTAAGTGCCGACTTCAGACGGCTTCGGATCATCGATAAAAATACAAACCTGGCTTATCGCTTTAATGGTGGCGTAGGTTATTCTTACGATGATACCGGTGTACTGCCGTATGAAAAATATTTCTTCGCAGGCGGTAGCAATAGTGTACGCGCCTGGCGACCGCGCAGGCTTGGGCCCGGTAGTTTCCGGCCACGACAAAGTGCCGACCCGGTTAAGGACGGCCTGTACGACTACCGCTTTGAGCAACCGGGCGATGCCTTGCTGGAAGCCAGCATTGAATTGCGCAGGAAACTATTTGGCTTTATTGAAGGTGCTGTCTTTTTGGATGCCGGAAATGTCTGGACGCTTCAGCCCCGTATTGTACGCGACAGCGAAGGAAACGTTATTGAAAATGGTAACTCGCAATTCAAATTAAACCAGTTTTATAAAGAATTCGGAGTAGGCACCGGAATAGGGCTACGGTTTAATTTCTCTTTTCTTATACTGCGTTTTGATGCCGGCATGAAAGTTTATGACCCGGGCAGACCCGAGGGCGACAGGTTTGTGTTGGATAAAATAAAGTTTTTCAGGCCATTTGGCGTAAATCGTGAACCGGTAATTTACAATGTTGGAGTAGGTTTTCCATTCTAATCTAATACCTCAACAAGTGCTCAAGTGCGTTCCCCACTTTTTTAGCATTCGGCAGCATCATCTTTTCCAAATCAACATTAAGCGGAACAGCAGGCAGGTTCTCGGCCCCCAACAACCATACCGGTGCATCCAAATCCTTAAAGCATTCGCGTTGTATCCTGCCGGCCAACGATTCAGCAAATGAATTTAACAGCGGCTCCTCGGTAAGTACAAAAGCACGGTTATGCTTTTTTACGGAACCAACTATAGCTTCCCAATCAATTGGATTGAGTGTACGCAAATCAAGTATTTCGATTTGGCCCGGGAAATTTCGCGAAGCTTCTTTTGCCCAATACACACCCATGCCGTAAGTAATAATAACAGCCGATTCACCGCCACTTATTTTTTCATCCAACGCTTCCTGAACAATGCGGGCTTTACCCAACGGAATAATATAATCTTCCTCCGGCTCTACTGTTTTTGCATCCAACGTACCGGGCACTTTGCTCCAGTATAAACCCTTGTGTTCGAGCAATACCACAGGATTTGGATCATAAAACGATGCCTTAAGCAGTCCCTTCATGTCGGCAGCATTGGAAGGGTACACCACTTTTATACCGCGTATGGTCAGTAACGTTGACTCAACACTACCCGAATGATAGGGACCTCCCCCACCATAGGCCCCAATGGGCACCCGAATTAAAGCTTGTATCGGAAATTTACCTTTTGACAGGTAGCAACTTTTGGAAAGTTCTTCAACCAATTGATTGATACCAGGCCATATATAATCCGCAAACTGGATTTCAACAATGGGCTTTGCCCCTACGGCCGACATGCCTGCAGTAGATCCAACAATGTAGGCTTCTTGAATAGGCGTATTAAAAACACGGTGATCACCATACTTTTCGGCCAGTGTTGCTGCCTCCCGAAATACCCCTCCCAACCTGCGGCCAACATCCTGTCCGTAAAACAACGCCTCTGGATGTTTGCGCATAATTTCATCAACAGCATGAAGGGCAGCATCAACCATGATAACTTTCTCTGCTCCTTTTGGCGATCGCTCACCCAACTCCTTGGTTACGGGTGTTGGCGCAAACTCGTGCGAATCAAAATCTTCAACATCAGGATCAGCGGCTTTAATAGCTTGCTGATAATCATGAGCTACCTTTTCATAAGCAGTCTTCCTGATGTCGCTCAACGTTTTCTCCGTTTCACCGGATTCACGAAGCCATTTTTCAAATTTTACTATCGGGTCATTAAGTTGATGACCATCAAGATCTTCACCCCTATACCACTCCTTTCGCACACCTGAGGTGTGATGCCCCAACAGCGGGCACCTGACATGGACCAAAATAGGTCCCCTGTTTTTCCGTACGTAAGTTATTGCTTTCTTTATTCCCTTGTACGAATCAATAAAATCTGAACCATCCAGGCGCATGCGTTCCATACCTTTAAAACCGGCCGCATACTCATAAGCATCCATAGCACGCATCTCGTCACCGGTTGCTGAAATACCCCAACCATTATCCTGCACCAGGTAGATGATGGGCATCTTCTTTAGCACGGCCATTTGAAAAGCTTCAGCTACCTCTCCTTCGGTTACTGATCCATCGCCCAACGAACACACTACAATAGGTTTATTTTGTGCATCCAGCAGTTTTTGTGATTCAAGGTAGGCAATGCCATGTGCCATGCCGGTAGCCGGTATGGCCTGCATACCGGTTGCAGAACTTTGGTGAGGAATAACCGGAAAACCTTCGCGCTTCAATGATGGATGGCCATAATACGAGCGACCGCCCGAAAACGGATCATCGCGTTTGGCCATGAGTTGAAGCATCAGTTCGTAAGGCTCCATTCCAATCGCCAGTAAAACAGATTCATCACGGTAGTAAAGTGATGCATAATCCCAGGGTTTTAGTTGAAGCCCTAAAGCCAATTGTATGGCCTCATGCCCACGCGATGTACTGTGTACGTATTTGCTGCACACTTCCCTGTTCTCATCATATGTTTCAGCCATGCGTTTGGCAGTACACATGAGTTCGTAAGCTTTTAGCAAAACCGATCGCTCCATGCTTGATTTCTTCGACTCCTTTTTTTCCTTCACGCTTGCCGTTTCAGCCATATTTTTGGGATGCTGGTTACGGCCGAAAGATAAGGATTTTGAAAAATTCAAACGATTGAAATTCTGCTTTCGATGATTTAAGTCATGTGCAGGAATGACAACCCTCATGGTTTTTCTCAATCCAGAAAATCACCTTAGTAGCAACAAAAGTTCTTGGTAAAAAGAAAATAAAAAGGAGGTAATTATGACACTCCTTAAGTCACCGGTGTTACCCAACTTGTTCACGGACAAGTGGTTGTCTGATTTCTTCG is part of the Cyclobacteriaceae bacterium genome and harbors:
- a CDS encoding tungsten formylmethanofuran dehydrogenase, whose product is MAETASVKEKKESKKSSMERSVLLKAYELMCTAKRMAETYDENREVCSKYVHSTSRGHEAIQLALGLQLKPWDYASLYYRDESVLLAIGMEPYELMLQLMAKRDDPFSGGRSYYGHPSLKREGFPVIPHQSSATGMQAIPATGMAHGIAYLESQKLLDAQNKPIVVCSLGDGSVTEGEVAEAFQMAVLKKMPIIYLVQDNGWGISATGDEMRAMDAYEYAAGFKGMERMRLDGSDFIDSYKGIKKAITYVRKNRGPILVHVRCPLLGHHTSGVRKEWYRGEDLDGHQLNDPIVKFEKWLRESGETEKTLSDIRKTAYEKVAHDYQQAIKAADPDVEDFDSHEFAPTPVTKELGERSPKGAEKVIMVDAALHAVDEIMRKHPEALFYGQDVGRRLGGVFREAATLAEKYGDHRVFNTPIQEAYIVGSTAGMSAVGAKPIVEIQFADYIWPGINQLVEELSKSCYLSKGKFPIQALIRVPIGAYGGGGPYHSGSVESTLLTIRGIKVVYPSNAADMKGLLKASFYDPNPVVLLEHKGLYWSKVPGTLDAKTVEPEEDYIIPLGKARIVQEALDEKISGGESAVIITYGMGVYWAKEASRNFPGQIEILDLRTLNPIDWEAIVGSVKKHNRAFVLTEEPLLNSFAESLAGRIQRECFKDLDAPVWLLGAENLPAVPLNVDLEKMMLPNAKKVGNALEHLLRY